From the Microbacterium sp. W4I4 genome, one window contains:
- a CDS encoding FAD-dependent oxidoreductase, giving the protein MMRVVVIGFGPVGARFVEAMLPAVRDGRVDLVVLGAERDDVYNRVLIAEHAVGRATRARLDLPGAADAVEAGASVRLGEAGIAIDRHGRVVRTSSGDRVPYDHLVLATGARANIPTLYGIEKARRHRLVRAQHPERLDRGEHALPRGVTTLRDLADAASVAAAVRDRRRIVVLGAGVLGLEVALAAREQGADIVVVHTGGVPMGRNLDDDGGRMLARTARGAGVELLAHSVAESIVTRTDEDGVARFDALVCADGKLVHGDLLLLSVGASPRVELAVAAGLAASTGILVDADLTSWTDPAIHAIGDCAQIAAHDSARADGYVPGAPSGLIGPGWRQADALAARLSGEEKDGTTALQARPAVVTLKAERVDVVAGGDVDPGPWDEDAHAVACGHERQVTQWLDPARGTYVKMVTRAGILEGFIAVGMPRAGAELTLLFERGAELPADRGALLRLDGVDADEALAGDPFAPDATVCWCNGVTVERIAGAVDEGAETVAGVSAKTRAGTGCGGCRDRIAELIARRGALSIPAIPSSSAEALSVPSGL; this is encoded by the coding sequence ATGATGAGGGTCGTGGTGATCGGCTTCGGCCCGGTCGGAGCCCGGTTCGTGGAGGCGATGCTCCCCGCCGTCCGCGACGGCAGGGTCGACCTCGTGGTGCTGGGAGCCGAGCGCGACGACGTGTACAACCGCGTGCTGATCGCCGAGCACGCGGTCGGCAGAGCCACTCGTGCACGCCTGGACCTGCCCGGCGCAGCGGATGCCGTCGAAGCCGGAGCATCCGTTCGACTCGGCGAGGCGGGGATCGCGATCGACCGGCACGGCCGCGTCGTCCGCACCAGCAGCGGCGACCGCGTTCCCTATGATCACCTCGTGCTCGCCACCGGTGCGCGTGCGAACATCCCCACCCTGTACGGCATCGAGAAGGCTCGACGTCACCGTCTGGTGCGTGCACAGCATCCGGAGCGGCTGGACCGCGGAGAGCACGCGCTCCCCCGCGGCGTCACGACGCTGCGCGATCTCGCGGATGCGGCCTCGGTCGCGGCCGCCGTCCGCGACCGACGGAGGATCGTGGTGCTCGGCGCCGGGGTGCTCGGGCTCGAGGTCGCCCTTGCCGCGCGCGAGCAGGGAGCGGACATCGTCGTCGTCCACACCGGCGGTGTCCCGATGGGGCGCAATCTGGACGACGACGGCGGGCGGATGCTGGCGCGCACGGCGCGCGGGGCCGGGGTGGAACTGCTCGCGCACTCCGTCGCCGAGAGCATCGTCACCCGGACGGACGAGGACGGCGTCGCGCGGTTCGATGCCCTCGTCTGCGCCGACGGCAAGCTCGTGCACGGCGATCTGCTGCTGCTCTCGGTCGGGGCGTCACCACGCGTGGAACTCGCCGTCGCCGCCGGCCTCGCCGCGTCGACGGGCATTCTGGTCGACGCGGACCTGACGAGCTGGACGGACCCTGCGATCCATGCGATCGGCGACTGCGCGCAGATTGCCGCTCACGATTCGGCTCGCGCGGACGGCTACGTGCCCGGAGCGCCTTCTGGTCTCATCGGCCCTGGGTGGAGGCAGGCGGACGCGCTCGCGGCACGCCTCTCCGGCGAGGAGAAGGACGGGACGACGGCGCTCCAGGCCCGGCCCGCCGTGGTGACTCTCAAGGCCGAGCGCGTCGATGTCGTCGCCGGCGGCGACGTCGACCCCGGGCCCTGGGACGAGGACGCGCACGCGGTCGCCTGCGGTCACGAACGCCAGGTGACGCAGTGGCTCGACCCGGCCCGCGGGACCTACGTCAAGATGGTCACGCGCGCCGGCATCCTCGAGGGTTTCATCGCGGTCGGGATGCCTCGGGCCGGAGCGGAGCTCACCCTCCTGTTCGAGCGGGGTGCGGAGCTTCCCGCCGACCGCGGTGCACTGCTCCGGCTCGACGGCGTCGACGCCGATGAGGCACTTGCCGGTGACCCCTTCGCGCCGGATGCGACGGTGTGCTGGTGCAACGGCGTGACGGTGGAGCGCATCGCGGGCGCCGTCGACGAGGGCGCGGAGACGGTGGCGGGCGTGAGCGCGAAGACCCGCGCCGGCACCGGATGCGGTGGATGCCGCGACCGGATCGCGGAACTCATCGCACGAAGGGGCGCGCTCAGCATCCCCGCGATCCCCTCGTCGTCCGCTGAAGCGCTGTCCGTCCCCTCAGGTCTCTGA